DNA sequence from the Poecile atricapillus isolate bPoeAtr1 chromosome 4, bPoeAtr1.hap1, whole genome shotgun sequence genome:
CTGTCAGAAATGGAGCTGTATCATCCCTAATCAAAGTCAAAAgcacacaacaacaacaacaacatgaTGAGGAAAAGTGTTCCTGGCTAAGCCCAGTCCTGTGATTGATTCCCTGTGCTCTCTGCCATCCCAAGCAGCTACAAGGTCCCCTCAACAGGAGAGCTTCCTGGAcaggctgggaagcagcagccaggaaggAAAGCCATTCCTGTGGTGCTCCCATGGAGTATTTCTGATGTGATTCCCCACAGGTGACTCATTTATCCACCAGTCAGGGAAATTACCATTTTTTCTGCTTGAGATTTAGCAAAAGAGGAGGTAAATTACAGCCTGTGCCAAGCAATTCATAATCCACACAGAACTGTTCTAAACTCCCATCTTTAAAGTGACGCTCTGGAAGTGTTAagaggaaagcagaaggaaCCATTTGGTTACCCACACCTCATTTTTTTAGCCATTTGCAAAACCAAGAACTTCACTGAGAGAAATCCTGAATTTTCAGTAACACACCATTTGTTCCAGATTTAGAAAAGCCAAAATTTAGTATTAGATGTGGAATGTTCAGATTTCTGTATATGCTGTTTTAAAATCAAGGAAGATGGAAAAATTCACCAAACCCAGTCTTTTGATGACAGGTCAGGTCAAATGAACACATGCTACGTCAGAACCATGCAATGGATTTGTAATAAAGTATAACATGAAAGCAAAGTGATGAACATCAGGTGCAGGCACATAAGAGTTAGGAAATACAATCTTTAATTATACGTTTTAAAGTTTTatggaagcaggaaaaaattacaaataaattcTAATCCTGTTTGGGCATGATGCACTACTGTGGGAATCTGAAGTCCTTGTAACATTTTACGAACATTTAAGGACTTTTCACTCCCAGCTGACATTCCTCTCTATGCCTGTTCCTGCTGTCCTGCCCCACAACTCATCTGACCCTTCGgtaaaatttgcattttacaAATGTGCAGGATCTAGTGCAGATATTTTTGAAACACTTTATTGtttcaaacattttaatttaaccAAAATGCCAACCTAACAGGGTGCTGCACAATATTCTATCGCTCTGCAATTCTCCAGAGACATCAGCTACATCTACAGATGTATTCCGTTAAAACCAATTTCCAAGACACTTTGGGAAATGTTTATGTGTTTCTGACAGCTGAAAACCTTCCATGTGTGGATTCTGCACCACCTGCAACTGTCCTAGAAACACTCTGTCTTTGATGACCTGCAGCAGAACTGAGTCAGAACTGGCAAGAACATTCTTGTTCTaaggagcagcagcctgagctCTCCGAAATGCCGCATTCATgcacaaaaaaatgttttcaaaaataagCGAGCAAGCAGTAAGAGGTGGGCACACTTTTCATAAAGATGATGCTTCTCTGAAATTCCAATAGGAAACATACTACCACATTCCAAATACCCTAAAAATCACACACCTCAacaggaagagggagaaaaatagaACTATTTTAGCTGACTCACTGAAAATTCATGTCTGAGAAAGAGACTTGTAATTACTTTTCCAGCTTAAAATTCAGTATTGAAGAGGAGGTGATATAATTAAATGACCTCCACTGATTAAGAACAACAGAATGGTCAGAAAGTTGGTACCACTAAATAGATTATAATCTTGCACTGAGAAAAGCCACCTCTTTTATAGGAGGATCACCTCTACagcaacaaaaatataaaattgaagCTTTAGAATAGTATTTTATACTTATGCTTCACCCTTGAAATCCACATTCAGAAAAGTGGTTGCCTATAACTTATAAGAACCTTCAGAAACTTTCTGAGGAGCATCTTTGTAAATAATGAAATACAGACTGTATCTGAAAATGCCATGAACAGAAATTCTCATCTGTCCTTAcgtttgaaaattaaattccacATCAGTGCTACGTGAAACTAATTGATCAAAGACAGTGGGGCACAATTTGAGCAGCTGAATTCAACAGACAACACGACAGTAATCCAGCTTCTCTAAGGCCGGTGCTTTGAGCTGACAGCAAAGGAAATACTTGCCAGGTTAAGACTAACATTCATCACATAAGCAATTATGATGGTAAGCgataataaaatgtaattttagcacattttaaatgaaatgcagGCATTTGGTTGCTTTGTGACTGGGTAAGTTACCTTTTACAATGGTGTTTCCTTCTTGTAGTTGAAGCTTGGGTCGCTACCTTCAATCTGAAGTTTTAAGGCTTGCTTAAGGCTGAGTTCCGTCTCTGCGGGGGGATAGCCTTCCAACACATCCTGATGCCCTCTGTCCTGCACTGTACGTGGGACAGAAACCCTGCCGAGAAAAACCTGATTGCTCTGAAGATGGTAATTTGGATTTGTCATAATGCCATTTCTCTTCTTCTGCTCCCCACTCTGTTGGTGAATCAGGAACTGCTGCTGAGATCGACCAACTTCTTGCTGAGCTGGAGGGACCAAAATTTTGCACTGTGGCTCTGGTGGCATTGATTTCAGTGGCATGCTCGTGCCAGATTTGGCAATGGGTACTCGTTTATCAAACTGAGTCATTTCATACTCTAGCACTTTGGGTTGGGAGGAACtactctgctttatttttttcccagctgaccCAGACTTGCTGGAGTTGTCTGTTTTGCCCCCTTTGTTCGCTTTCGTTGATTTCAAACTAGGTTTTACTTGGCTCCATTCAAACTCGCTACTTGGTGAATTATGATTTTGACTTAGGGAATGAGTTGTGGAAGAAGGGGAAACAATGGACTGCCTGCTTCTGCTGCGTggcagggaatgctgctggatTTGCTCCGTGAACGACAGGCTGTGGAAACTATCAATGGGCACTGTCTGAGCGGTGGCCGTCGAGGACGTGGTGCGGAGAGAGGAATTTTTGGAGCTTTTCAGGGAATTATTTGATAAAGATGACTTTTGACGGTCAACCGTGGAATCCGGAGACTCCGAAGGAGAACTGAAGGCGTGTGCAGGCCCATTGGATAATCCCCGCATTCCAGGCTGCATGTCTCCTCCAGTACTCCCTGAACTATTGGACTTCATGGTTAAGGACTGCATTTTAGAGGAGACTGATTGTAAGGGTTTCTGCTCCATTGTGTGGACTGGAGACGGAGTGCAACCATTCAGAGTCGATGCACCGTATTTTTCCAGTAATTTAATAATCTGGGAGTGTCCATTTTTGGCTGCAACCCGCATAGCAGTGCGCCCAAATTGGTCAGCGTGATTTGGATCAGCACCATGCTCCAGTAATATCTGGACAACGTCAATGTGCCCCTCTTGGGCTGCAATGCAGAGTCCAGTAGCACCTTGATTACAAGTGTGGTCAACCAGAGCGCCATGCTCGATAAGAAGCTGCACGACCTTCACGTGGCCTTGCCATGCAGCAGACTGCAAAGCGGATCTCTTCTCGTTATCTGCAGCGTTCACATCAGCGTGGTACGTTATCAGCACCTGCACCATCTCCAAATGGCCCTGCCAGCAGGAAACATGGAGTGCTGTTCTTCCTTCAGCATCGCTTGCTTCGACGTTTGCACCGTTTTCTAAAAAATACTCAGCCATTGTAAGCTGGTTTTCTAATGCTAGGATGTAAAGCGTCGGCCGCCCATCAGCGTCTTTGTAGTTCACATCTGCTCCATGGCTGAGCAGTAGCTCAACTATATCTCTGTGACCTTCTAAGGCAGCAACCCGGAGAGCATTTCTCCCATCGTAGCCTCTCTGATCAATGTTGGATTTATTTTCCAGTAACATCTGCACACAATCATAGTGACCTTCCTGCGCAGCTAATATGAAAGGTATCCGTCCATCGTTATCGATTTCATTCGTTCTAGCACCTTGTTCTATAAGAGCTTCACAGATCAACCTGTGACCTTCAAAAGCTGCCATGTGCAAAGGTGTCCAGCCTGCATCATCTCTGTGATTTTCATCTAGCCCCCTGTCCAGCAGAGTCCGTACTACTTCAACGTTGCCCTGTGCAGATGCAATGCTCAGGACTGTTCTACCTTCGCTGTCGATGCTGTCAACAGCTGCACCCCAAAACAAGAGAGTATTCACGACTGAGGCATGGCCCATGGAGGCTGCTGCCAGAAGCGGCGTCCGGCCGTTGTTGTCCGTGTGGTCAACATCAGCTCCCCCTTCCAGAAGCAGATCAACCACGTCCACGTGTCCTTCATAGGCGGCTACCAGCAGTGGAGTCATGCCATCTTTGTCACAGTGGTCGACTTCAGCACCGCGGTCGATCAGGAGGCTGACCACCGAGGCGTGTCCCTTACTGGCCGGCACACAGAGCGCAGCCACGGACAGCGCCGTCCTCCCGTCCACGTCCTCGTGGTTCACCTCTGCACCGTGGTCCAGCAGGTGCTCCACGATCTCTTTGTGACCCATGTACGCAGCCGCGATCAGAGCCGTCCTGCCCTCGTTGTCAGCTTTATTAACTTCAGCCCCGTGCTGGAGCAGATTCAGCACAATATCTTCATGCCCTCCCCACGCCGCCGCTCTCAGCGCCGTCCGGCTGTCAGCATCTGCGCAGTCCACTTTGACGCCGGCGTACAGGAGCGCGGACACCACCTCCGTGTGCCCCCCCCACGCCGCCGACCGCAGCGCCGTCCAGCCGTCGTGGTCCGTGTGGTTGACGTTGGCCCCGCAGCCGATGAGGCAGTTGACCACCTTGGTGTGCCCCTGCCGAGAAGCCAAGGTCAGCGCTGTTTGCCCGTGGGTGTCTTCGATCTCCAGATCCGCCCCCCTCGACACCAGCAGGTTGACCACGTCGAGGTTGCCGCTGTACGCTGCGTTGGCCAGGAGCGTTCTCCCGTTGGAATCGCACTGGTTTACGGACGCCCCGTTGTCCAACAAGGTGCGGATGGAGTCCTCCCTCTCCAGGGCCTGCCGGACGATGCAAGACGTGCGGTCATCTTCGCTGTTGACGTGAGCACCGGCCTTTAC
Encoded proteins:
- the ANKRD50 gene encoding ankyrin repeat domain-containing protein 50, which codes for MAQTSLLQGKQFYCREWVFHKLQHCLQEKASCSGSAANKPSLVANPGNNTGGVSGKGAAWGVLLVGGPGSGKTALCTELLWPSSPANLQRGLHRQALAFHFCRAQDSDTLCVGGFIRGLVTQICRSGLIQGYEDKLRDPAIQSLLQPGECERNPAEAFKRCILLPLLGMKPPQQSLFMLVDSVDEGCNVSEGEQTSTSLSGTIAEILASHFEFFPPWLLLLCSARKQSKAVTKMFTGFRKISLDDLRKAYIVKDVQQYILHRLDQEEALRQHLTKETAEMLNQLHIKSSGCFLYLERVLDGVVENFIMLREIRDIPGTLNGLYLWLCQRLFVRKQFAKVQPILNVILAACRPLTTTELYHAVWTKNMTLSMEDFQRKLDVLSKVLIDGLGNTKILFHYSFAEWLLDVKHCTQKYLCNAAEGHRMLAMSYTCRAKDLTPLEAQEFALHLINSNLQLETSELALWMIWNGTPVKDSLSTLIPKEQEVLQLLVKAGAHVNSEDDRTSCIVRQALEREDSIRTLLDNGASVNQCDSNGRTLLANAAYSGNLDVVNLLVSRGADLEIEDTHGQTALTLASRQGHTKVVNCLIGCGANVNHTDHDGWTALRSAAWGGHTEVVSALLYAGVKVDCADADSRTALRAAAWGGHEDIVLNLLQHGAEVNKADNEGRTALIAAAYMGHKEIVEHLLDHGAEVNHEDVDGRTALSVAALCVPASKGHASVVSLLIDRGAEVDHCDKDGMTPLLVAAYEGHVDVVDLLLEGGADVDHTDNNGRTPLLAAASMGHASVVNTLLFWGAAVDSIDSEGRTVLSIASAQGNVEVVRTLLDRGLDENHRDDAGWTPLHMAAFEGHRLICEALIEQGARTNEIDNDGRIPFILAAQEGHYDCVQMLLENKSNIDQRGYDGRNALRVAALEGHRDIVELLLSHGADVNYKDADGRPTLYILALENQLTMAEYFLENGANVEASDAEGRTALHVSCWQGHLEMVQVLITYHADVNAADNEKRSALQSAAWQGHVKVVQLLIEHGALVDHTCNQGATGLCIAAQEGHIDVVQILLEHGADPNHADQFGRTAMRVAAKNGHSQIIKLLEKYGASTLNGCTPSPVHTMEQKPLQSVSSKMQSLTMKSNSSGSTGGDMQPGMRGLSNGPAHAFSSPSESPDSTVDRQKSSLSNNSLKSSKNSSLRTTSSTATAQTVPIDSFHSLSFTEQIQQHSLPRSRSRQSIVSPSSTTHSLSQNHNSPSSEFEWSQVKPSLKSTKANKGGKTDNSSKSGSAGKKIKQSSSSQPKVLEYEMTQFDKRVPIAKSGTSMPLKSMPPEPQCKILVPPAQQEVGRSQQQFLIHQQSGEQKKRNGIMTNPNYHLQSNQVFLGRVSVPRTVQDRGHQDVLEGYPPAETELSLKQALKLQIEGSDPSFNYKKETPL